One genomic segment of Elgaria multicarinata webbii isolate HBS135686 ecotype San Diego chromosome 9, rElgMul1.1.pri, whole genome shotgun sequence includes these proteins:
- the APOLD1 gene encoding apolipoprotein L domain-containing protein 1 → MKTTVMENNICPHCFDPTHRFCEVLLDQRSRLHDHIKKLREVSRRINKLHQRSLIANLTGSSLSAAGALTAIVGLSLSPATLGASLVASGVGLGVAAAGGAVTVTSDLSLVFCNSREVKRVRKIAVACHAQMREIMNCLEFVHCSQGPMDPTLLPAEKNASIALYSSICFLVFCGSHGFLVPEHTEEGTKVSQVVLKAKVQKLVENLEACARPMDEICGLLQNRKECPLKARRPAPWDQHHF, encoded by the exons ATGAAAACCACG GTTATGGAAAACAACATTTGCCCCCACTGTTTTGATCCTACACATCGCTTTTGTGAGGTACTGCtggaccagagaagcaggctCCATGACCACATCAAGAAACTCCGCGAGGTCTCACGGAGAATCAACAAACTGCACCAGCGTTCTCTGATTGCCAACCTCACCGGCAGCTCTTTAAGTGCAGCGGGAGCCCTCACAGCCATCGTGGGGCTGTCCTTGAGCCCTGCTACTTTAGGGGCATCTCTTGTGGCTTCTGGCGTGGGGTTAGGAGTAGCAGCTGCAGGAGGGGCTGTTACTGTGACTTCAGACCTCTCCTTGGTGTTTTGCAATTCCAGGGAGGTGAAAAGGGTGAGGAAGATTGCAGTGGCTTGTCACGCTCAGATGAGGGAAATCATGAACTGCCTGGAGTTTGTACACTGCAGTCAGGGCCCGATGGACCCCACCTTACTGCCGGCTGAGAAAAATGCATCCATCGCATTGTATAGTTCCATCTGCTTCCTGGTCTTCTGTGGCTCTCATGGCTTCCTGGTCCCAGAGCACACTGAAGAGGGAACAAAAGTCAGCCAGGTTGTGCTTAAGGCCAAAGTTCAGAAGCTGGTGGAAAACCTAGAAGCCTGTGCAAGGCCAATGGATGAGATCTGTGGACTTCTACAGAACAGGAAAGAATGTCCCTTGAAGGCAAGAAGACCAGCACCCTGGGATCAGCATCACTTCTGA